The Malus domestica chromosome 06, GDT2T_hap1 genome has a segment encoding these proteins:
- the LOC103428182 gene encoding glucosamine 6-phosphate N-acetyltransferase: MTRINREMVQIFFDSSNQTVSISVSLHSSWQPALHLSAKMERSEGQTFRVRKLEMSDKSKGFIQLLQQLTVCDSVSDKEFADRFGEISSLGDDHVICVIEDDRSGKIIATGSVFIEKKFIRNCGKVGHIEDIVVDADARGMQLGKKIISFLTDHARSVGCYKVILDCSNENRAFYEKCGFKQKEIQMVKYFT; this comes from the exons ATGACACGCATAAATCGAGAAAtggtccaaattttttttgatTCGTCCAATCAAACGGTTTCAATCTCCGTTTCGCTCCATTCAAG TTGGCAACCAGCACTGCACCTTTCTGCAAAGATGGAGAGGAGTGAAGGGCAAACTTTTCGAGTCCGAAAATTAGAGATGTCAGATAAAAGCAAGGGTTTCATACAACTGTTGCAACAGCTAACTGTTTGTGATTCTGTATCTGACAAGGAGTTTGCAGATAGGTTCGGAGAGATTAGCTCCCTCGGAGATGACCATGTTATCTGCGTTATAGAAGATGATCGCTCGGGGAAGATTATTGCAACTGGAAGCGTGTTCATCGAGAAGAAGTTCATCAGGAACTGTGGCAAAGTCGGTCACATTGAAGACATTGTGGTTGACGCTGATGCTCGTGGGATGCAGTTAGGGAAGAAAATCATTAGCTTCCTCACGGATCATGCTCGTTCTGTCGGGTGTTATAAGGTGATTCTTGATTGCAGCAACGAGAACAGAGCATTCTATGAGAAGTGCGGCTTCAAGCAGAAAGAAATTCAGATGGTCAAGTATTTCACTTGA
- the LOC103437071 gene encoding pentatricopeptide repeat-containing protein At1g32415, mitochondrial has protein sequence MLFDIMPEKNIVSYNAMLSGYVQSGRLNEGWRFFYEMPERNVVSWTSMLCGFADAGRIDEARQLFDAMPERNVVSWNSMMAGLIKNGDLEGARQVFDQMPTKNVVSWNAMISGYAENCRMDEARVLFDEMLDRNVITWTSMISGYCRSGHVDEGYSLFEKTPERNVVSWTAMIGGFAWNGFYKEALLLFLELKGNYDTKPNGETFISLVYACAGIGLPHLGKQLHAQLFVNGCDHDDYDGRLSKSLIHMYSAYGIMDSAYFLFIKNSSNCTAQSCMINGYIQIGQLERAQICFDNSPIRDKISWTSMITGYFSVGRVSKACNMFQSMPDKDAIAWTVMISGHIQNELFAEATNLFSEMRSEGVLPLSSTYSVLLGAAGAMAYLDSGKQFHSLLIKTQYEFDLFINNALISMYAKCGELDDAYRTFSNMCFRDLISWNSMIMGFSDHGHANETLKIFGAMVKSKIRPNSVTFLGILSACSHAGLVPRGCDFFHAMSNVYAIQPALEHYICMINLLGRAGKVKEAEEFVSRLPFKPDRTVWGALLGICGFGETNADVARYAAKNFLELDPLNAPAHVVLCNIYAANGQHIEERQLRREMGFKGVRKVPGCSWILVQGKVNVFLSGDKLHPEVDEMLSLVFGTISES, from the coding sequence ATGCTCTTTGATATCATGCCTGAGAAGAACATTGTTTCTTACAATGCAATGCTGTCTGGGTATGTGCAATCTGGGAGGTTGAATGAGGGCTGGCGATTCTTTTATGAGATGCCAGAGAGAAATGTTGTTTCCTGGACTTCAATGCTCTGTGGGTTTGCGGATGCGGGGAGGATTGACGAGGCAAGGCAGTTGTTTGATGCGATGCCAGAGAGGAATGTTGTTTCTTGGAATTCGATGATGGCTGGGTTGATTAAGAATGGGGATTTGGAGGGAGCAAGGCAGGTTTTTGACCAAATGCCGACGAAGAATGTGGTTTCTTGGAATGCTATGATTTCTGGGTATGCTGAGAATTGTAGAATGGACGAAGCAAGAGTTTTGTTTGATGAGATGCTCGATAGGAATGTGATTACTTGGACTAGCATGATATCCGGTTACTGTCGGTCTGGCCATGTGGATGAGGGATACTCTTTGTTTGAAAAAACGCCTGAGAGGAATGTTGTTTCTTGGACAGCCATGATTGGTGGCTTTGCTTGGAATGGCTTCTATAAAGAAGCTCTATTGCTATTTCTTGAACTGAAGGGGAACTACGACACAAAACCAAACGGAGAGACCTTCATATCGCTTGTTTATGCTTGTGCGGGTATTGGTTTGCCTCATCTTGGCAAGCAACTACATGCTCAGTTGTTTGTCAATGGTTGTGACCATGATGATTATGATGGCAGATTATCAAAGAGCCTCATTCACATGTACTCGGCCTATGGTATCATGGATTCCGCGTACTTTCTTTTCATCAAGAACTCAAGTAACTGTACCGCTCAGTCTTGTATGATTAACGGTTACATACAGATTGGGCAGCTAGAACGGGCTCAAATTTGCTTTGACAATTCCCCCATCCGAGACAAGATCTCTTGGACGTCTATGATAACTGGGTATTTTAGTGTTGGACGAGTATCAAAGGCTTGTAATATGTTTCAAAGCATGCCAGATAAGGATGCAATTGCATGGACAGTGATGATTTCGGGGCACATCCAAAATGAGCTTTTTGCTGAAGCTACCAATTTGTTTTCAGAAATGAGGTCAGAAGGTGTTTTGCCTCTCAGTTCAACATATTCAGTTCTTCTTGGAGCTGCAGGTGCAATGgcatatcttgattctgggaaacaGTTCCACAGCCTGCTGATCAAAACACAGTACGAATTTGACTTGTTTATTAACAACGCACTGATTTCCATGTATGCCAAATGTGGGGAGCTAGATGACGCTTACCGTACATTCTCAAACATGTGTTTCCGGGATTTGATTTCTTGGAATTCCATGATTATGGGGTTTTCAGACCACGGACATGCAAATGAGACTCTGAAGATCTTTGGAGCCATGGTCAAATCTAAAATCCGACCAAATTCGGTCACTTTTTTGGGCATCCTATCAGCATGTAGCCATGCAGGGCTTGTCCCGAGAGGGTGCGATTTTTTCCATGCCATGAGCAATGTTTATGCAATTCAACCAGCTTTGGAGCATTACATTTGTATGATTAATCTTCTGGGAAGAGCTGGGAAAGTAAAAGAAGCAGAAGAATTTGTTTCAAGGCTTCCTTTCAAACCAGATCGCACTGTTTGGGGTGCATTGCTTGGTATATGCGGATTTGGTGAAACGAATGCTGATGTTGCTAGATATGCAGCCAAAAATTTCCTAGAGCTGGATCCTTTAAATGCACCAGCCCATGTGGTGCTTTGCAACATATATGCTGCAAATGGTCAGCATATTGAGGAAAGACAGCTGAGAAGGGAGATGGGATTCAAAGGAGTGAGAAAGGTTCCTGGATGCAGTTGGATTCTGGTGCAAGGGAAAGTAAATGTATTCCTCTCAGGCGATAAACTCCATCCCGAAGTGGATGAGATGCTATCCCTTGTATTTGGCACTATTAGTGAGTCATAA
- the LOC103428180 gene encoding vacuolar protein sorting-associated protein 55 homolog: protein MADLPGYMRACLHTGKLAALAILVSGGIVLQILACALYNNWWPMLTVIMYVLLPMPLLFFVGSDSSIFSHSENGWVNATKFLTGASAIGSIAIPAILKHAGVIGWGALAMELSSFFVFVLAIMCYIRTSDDDDSYSSI from the exons ATGGCAGACTTACCAGGCTATATGCGTGCCTGCTTGCATACTGGAAAACTTGCCGCCCTGGCAATTTTGGTCTCTGGAGGGATTGTATTGCAAATTTTG GCGTGTGCTTTGTACAATAATTGGTGGCCAATGCTAACTG TAATAATGTATGTGCTCCTTCCCATGCCATTGCTGTTCTTTGTGGGATCCGATTCTTCTATATTTTCACATTCTGAAAATGG CTGGGTAAATGCAACCAAGTTCTTGACCGGAGCTTCAGCTATTGGAAGCATTGCAATCCCTGCTATCTTAAAACACGCTGGTGTCATTGGTTGGGGGGCCCTGGCTATGGAGCTCTCATCCTTTTTCGTATTTGTACTGGCAATAATGTGTTACATTCGGacaagtgatgatgatgacagcTACAGTTCGATCTGA
- the LOC103428179 gene encoding transcription factor MAMYB-like: MEFLDEDARPRFLFQSKAVASSAADPQPHYKNLSKPFIFFTILISFLLLGLAFFLQSEPYQSLLIWAALALLIGPFAPAPVTGGDIRVGHGPIIDFPEIATQVEDESKKRVSQKRSKPRRFDELGADSTPVPETISGSVREKKRSEASEGNGNGSVVFGEETEWVEEDVEFLKKLLLKHPVGTLRRWEVITESFQGKHKVESVIKRAKELGEKKVSDADSYAEFLKKRKPNDKKTESGNQELGDESVAENGEVKKESWSSTEDIALLNALKAFPKEVSMRWEKIAAAVPGKSKAACMKRVAELKKGFRSAKASNEE; encoded by the coding sequence atggagtttttggATGAGGACGCAAGGCCTAGGTTCCTCTTCCAATCCAAAGCAGTAGCTTCTTCTGCCGCAGACCCGCAACCCCATTACAAGAATCTCAGCAAACCATTCATTTTCTTTACCATCTTGATCTCGTTTCTGTTACTGGGTCTCGCCTTCTTCCTCCAATCCGAACCCTACCAATCTCTTCTTATATGGGCCGCTCTCGCCCTCCTCATTGGCCCCTTCGCTCCTGCACCTGTCACTGGTGGTGACATTCGGGTTGGTCATGGCCCAATCATCGACTTCCCAGAAATTGCAACCCAAGTAGAGGATGAATCAAAGAAGAGGGTTTCTCAGAAGAGATCAAAACCACGTCGATTTGATGAATTGGGGGCAGATTCAACGCCCGTGCCCGAAACAATTAGTGGGTCtgtgagagaaaagaaaaggagtgAGGCTTCCGAAGGTAATGGTAATGGATCAGTGGTTTTTGGTGAAGAGACGGAGTGGGTTGAGGAGGATGTTGAGTTCTTGAAGAAACTGCTTTTGAAGCACCCGGTGGGGACACTGAGACGGTGGGAGGTTATCACCGAATCCTTTCAAGGAAAGCATAAGGTGGAGAGTGTGATAAAAAGGGCCAAAGAATTGGGAGAGAAGAAAGTGAGTGATGCAGATTCGTATGCAGAGTTTCTGAAGAAGCGTAAGCCCAATGACAAGAAAACTGAAAGTGGGAATCAAGAGTTGGGTGATGAGTCAGTGGCggaaaatggtgaagtgaaGAAAGAGAGTTGGTCTTCTACTGAAGACATTGCATTGCTGAATGCCTTGAAGGCATTTCCAAAGGAAGTGTCAATGAGGTGGGAGAAGATTGCAGCTGCTGTGCCTGGGAAGTCGAAGGCTGCTTGTATGAAGAGAGTTGCTGAGTTGAAGAAGGGCTTTCGGAGCGCCAAGGCTTCTAACGAAGAGTAG
- the LOC103428177 gene encoding expansin-like B1: MAFSLGSQVLSLLIVLLLLQSPGEAATCSDCFVHSRATYYPNSEEQGTDVGACGFGSFGATLNGGDVSAASDLYRSGLGCGACYQVRCTDSAYCSDKGVTAVITDQGSSDGTDFILSKRAFGRMAQTTEAAASLQSLGVIDIEYRRVSCSYPNKNITIKIDEHSNNPYYLAFVIEYQQGKKDITAVQLCETTNFVCIVMDRSFGAVWTTTSAPIGPLQIRMLFSDDDDETWVVPLNTIPQDWKVGQTYDTGVQVN, translated from the exons ATGGCTTTCTCTCTTGGGTCTCAAGTACTCTCCCTTCTCATTGTTTTGCTTTTACTGCAATCTCCGGGCGAGGCTGCAACGTGCAGTGACTGCTTCGTTCACTCTCGAGCAACTTATTATCCGAATTCTGAAGAACAAGGAACAGACG TTGGTGCATGTGGATTTGGTTCATTTGGAGCAACACTCAATGGCGGGGATGTCTCAGCTGCCTCTGACCTCTATCGCAGTGGCCTCGGATGCGGAGCTTGTTACCAG GTGAGGTGCACCGACAGTGCCTATTGCTCAGACAAAGGAGTAACTGCAGTTATAACTGACCAAGGCTCGAGTGATGGCACAGACTTCATCCTGAGTAAGCGAGCGTTTGGCCGGATGGCTCAAACTACTGAAGCAGCTGCTTCTCTGCAGTCACTTGGTGTCATTGATATCGAGTACAGACG TGTTTCATGCAGCTATCCaaacaaaaatattacaatCAAGATCGATGAGCACAGCAACAATCCTTATTATTTGGCTTTTGTAATAGAGTACCAGCAAGGGAAGAAAGATATCACCGCTGTCCAGCTTTGtgag ACAACAAACTTTGTATGCATAGTAATGGACAGGAGTTTTGGAGCAGTTTGGACAACAACTTCAGCACCAATTGGACCCTTGCAAATAAGAATGTTATTCAGCGATGATGATGACGAGACTTGGGTTGTTCCTCTGAACACTATACCACAAGACTGGAAAGTTGGACAAACATATGACACTGGAGTTCAAGTTAACTGA
- the LOC103431430 gene encoding eukaryotic translation initiation factor 3 subunit B-like, with translation MTIDTATMGEQEQLRLQLSALHLNTPPPPPTPPTPYQNLYESDDQQVFYNDDGLLFDIGLGNVIVVDNLPIVDARMAEKLESEIRRAFSEVGVIKHDGVSVPLNPQTHESLGRCFIEFNSRQEAELAREKRDGYNFHTHTLSVSLYDDLDRFVDILDVGTTIETSPAAFMSSRHTGPPPLLSPLKEEDEDAEVLEEAQRVNHGRKVREEKEQDFGEVTASMGMMSIRGESME, from the exons ATGACAATAGACACCGCCACCATGGGAGAGCAAGAGCAGCTGCGCCTTCAACTCTCCGCCCTCCACTTAAACACTCCGCCTCCTCCGCCGACTCCGCCGACTCCTTACCAAAACTTGTATGAGTCTGATGACCAACAAGTCTTCTACAACGACGACGGCTTGCTGTTCGACATCGGGCTCGGAAACGTGATTGTCGTCGATAACCTTCCAATTGTTGATGCCAGGATGGCCGAGAAGCTCGAAAGCGAAATCCGACGAGCGTTTAGTGAAGTTGGTGTGATTAAACACGATGGGGTTTCCGTGCCTTTGAATCCCCAAACCCACGAAAGCTTGGGTCGTTGTTTTATAGAGTTTAATTCTCGTCAG GAAGCTGAACTTgctagggagaagagagatggaTACAACTTCCATACGCATACACTATCAGTAAGCCTGTATGATGATTTGGACAGGTTCGTTGATATCCTTGATGTGGGGACTACCATTGAAACTTCTCCAGCCGCTTTTATG TCCTCAAGGCATACGGGGCCGCCCCCCTTGCTCAGTCCCTTGaaagaggaagatgaagatgcaGAAGTACTCGAAGAAGCACAGCGAGTAAACCACGGCAGAAAAGTAAGAGAGGAAAAGGAGCAAGATTTCGGGGAAGTCACGGCATCGATGGGAATGATGAGTATTAGAGGGGAAAGCATGGAATGA